Proteins from one Scyliorhinus canicula chromosome 6, sScyCan1.1, whole genome shotgun sequence genomic window:
- the tcf21 gene encoding transcription factor 21 — protein MSTGSVSDVEDLQEMEALGTEEECDGIKEKSTKDFCTSNDSNEDSSNYEHESPKKGRGASGKSRKAASKKASLNGVTQEGKQVQRNAANARERARMRVLSKAFSRLKTTLPWVPPDTKLSKLDTLRLASSYIAHLRQILANDKYENGYIHPVNLTWPFMVAGKPENELKEVVNTGRLCGTTAS, from the exons ATGTCCACTGGGTCCGTCAGCGATGTAGAAGACCTCCAGGAAATGGAAGCGTTGGGAACCGAGGAGGAATGCGACGGGATAAAGGAAAAGTCGACCAAGGATTTCTGCACCTCCAATGACAGCAATGAAGACAGCTCCAATTATGAACACGAGTCCCCAAAGAAGGGCAGGGGGGCTTCGGGAAAGAGCCGCAAAGCGGCCTCTAAGAAAGCTTCTCTGAATGGGGTGACCCAGGAAGGGAAACAGGTTCAGCGGAATGCAGCAAATGCCAGAGAGAGGGCCAGGATGAGAGTGCTCAGTAAAGCCTTCTCCAGGCTCAAAACCACTTTACCCTGGGTACCACCAGACACAAAACTCTCCAAGCTTGATACCCTCCGGCTGGCATCAAGTTACATTGCCCATCTGAGACAGATCCTCGCCAACGACAAGTATGAGAATGGTTACATTCACCCAGTGAACCTG ACGTGGCCGTTTATGGTGGCGGGGAAACCGGAGAATGAGCTCAAGGAGGTCGTTAACACGGGTCGTTTGTGTGGGACCACAGCGTCGTGA